The following is a genomic window from Flavobacteriales bacterium.
GGGCCTAAAACTGTGAAATCACCATTGTAATACATGAAACTGCTCATCGAGATGCGCTCCTCTTCCTCGTCGATTTGCCCGTCCCAGTCGTTATCGATGCCGTCGTTAGGATCGGCGAGCGGGCCACCGATGAAATCAATTCCTATTGCGGGTAGACTTTCACCGTACCCGGTAGCCCCATCATCGATGCTATCCCCATTGTACGCGTATCCAATGCCCCGTACAACGTCACAACCTACATAGTCGTCTTGATAATTACCGAGGCCATTATCGACCCATTGGCCGAAGTACATCTGATTGAGGTTGAAAGACCCACGGTTGATCATCCGGTATCGGTAGAACGTGGTATTATTGACATCATCCGCCGTGACAAAGGCGAAAGCCTGTGCCTGAATTTCGAGATTCATGGCCTCACTGTTCGATTCTGTATGTCTATTCCCATTATCATTGAACACATACCAAAGACATTGATCGCCGTATAATGCATTCTTGTCAGTGCAATCCCCGGTTCCGTCATAGAGTAAAGGGTAATCACCATTTTGAGGATCCTACCACCCATCTCCATCGGCGTCGTAAAAGGGGGCCAATTGTTCTATTCCTCCACCTGCATCAGGCCTATTTCCCGGCCAATTCATGATCGATTCCGGAATTTGTGGATTGGGTGATGTAGAATCGTTCAATGCTCGAACGTAGGCTTCGATTTCGTGCCGCTTTATCTCATAAATATCGTCGTAGGTATCGCACCGAGTATCGAAAGTAGTACCGTCTGTGTAGTCCAGTGGGCCCGGCCAAAAGTCATTTCCGTCTTGGCGATAGGTTTGAGCGGCAACCTTCAGCTGCCCTCCGTCGTCGACCGCACCAAGCCAAAGAGCGCCAGCGAGAATGGCGTTCTTCGTAGACCCTTTTGGAACTTCGTACTTGCCTGTATTGAGGTCCCACCATTTATCAGCTCCATTTAGGATCGTCGTTCGCCCGTTATTGATGTCGAGCGTCGCACGACCAACGGGCGGCGTGCACGGGGTTAGTGGGATTTGACTCCAAAGTAGGGTCGGGGCGAATAGTAACGCCATGAGTAGAAGTCTGGTCATAGTAATCGTATCTGTAGCCTTGCATATGTTACAAACGAATATGTTGACTCGCAAACAGACATTTTCCATAAATCACATATTTGGCGACTCCCAACATTTCTGGCTTTAAAGTCGAATCTTGACTAACTTCGTCGCATGAAACAATACATCCACGCATTTGCGACTCTATTGGCCCTTTGGGCCATTGTCCTGCAGAGTTCAGCTCAAGTCACCATTGATGGGGTTTTTAATGACTGGGATGGCGCAGTTGCAACCAGCGACCCGGCCGGAGATCACACGTATTTCGATCTATTGCAGACTCGCGTGTACAGCGATGCGGATTTCGTCAACTTCCAGATCCATGGAGCTCAAGATTGGCAGTTCAACAGCGAATACGGCATTACCTTATGTCTCGATCTCGATGCGGACCCCCAAACGGGTACCCCGTACGAAGGCATGGGGGCCGATCTCATCTGGCGCTTTCACCAGCGTGAAGGCACATGGAACGGACAAACCATAGAACACGGCGACGTGGGCATGTACGCGGGTCCGACCGTGACCTCGGACCGATTCGAAGTCGCCTTTGACCGCAACGGTCCACTTCAATTCGGCGATAGCATCCGCTTCGCTTGGGTGAGCATGGGAGGCGCTGACGATAAACTGCCCGACTCCGGAAGCATTGTCCACACCCTCGATAACAACAGCTTTCCGTACTCGCCGCTCGGCTTGCAACGCCTTGATCCGGCCCACCTGCGCCTGATGACTTATAATGTGGAACACGACGGGCTCGTAGATCCTGTACTCGGCCCCAAAATAGTAACGGTAATTCAAAACGTAGCCCCCGATATCATCACCTTCAATGAACTCTGGGATACTCCGGCCGGCCAAGTGAAACAAATTTTGGACACGGCATTACCCATCGCCGGGGGATGGCACACGGATAAACTTTTTAATGGAAACGTAACGGCGAGTCGCTATCCCATTACCCAGAGTTACCTGCTCGATCCCGAAGACCGCATCTTGGTGAGTCTGATCGGCTTGCCGGCTAGTTATCCGACCGATATCGTGGTCGCCAACCTCCACCTCAAATGCTGCGATGCCGACGATCGCCGCCAAGAGCAGGTCGATGGCCTCGTGGCGCTTTACCGCGACTTGCAGCAAACCGGCGGAAACATCGATGTTCCCTTTGGTACGGCTTTCGTGGTTCAAGGCGATATGAACCTCGTAGGGGACAAGCGACAGCTCGAAACCATTGTTTCGGGCGACGTGCTCGACGAAGTTACCTTCGGAACTGACTTTCTGCCCGACTGGGATGGCTCGCCATTGGCCGATAGCGCGCCGCTGCACCACACTCAGCGTCAATCGTACACCTGGCCCGGCACCGGTTCAAGCTATTATCCGGGCCGCCTCGATTACATTTTTTTTAGTGATTATGCCCTGCGGGCCGAAAAAGCCCTCGTCGTCTCCGACTCTTCTTCTTTCGCTGCTTCCGATCACCTTCCTGTGGTCGTCGATTTCAGTTGGAATCAAGTGAGCAATCGCCCGGAAGTGAGTAAACCCCAAGTCGACATCGTTCCCAATCCGGCCGCTGAGGCCGTCACCGTTAAATGGGAGAAAGGCCAAGTGCACCGGATAGAACTGCGCGATGCCCAGGGCCGTTCGCTCGGCCAATACCGGATATCGAAAAGGCAAAAAGAAATTGAATTCGACCTGCGCAAATACTCCATCGGGAGCTATTACATTTTAGTGAATGACCGATACGGATACCCTTTGATCAAGAACTAAAAGGCTTTATGTCTTTTTGGATTCGGGATTTTCTATAAAACCAAAGTACGGCGGCAAAACCAAGGATAATGCCGACCGGCAGAACGACTTGGAGTGGACCTTGCTGCACGTCGCCCGTGAGTTGAATGATATCCGAACTCTCGGGACCCAAATACCTCAGGAGGTAGACAAAACTGAAGTGAAAGCCGATTCCCGTCCAAATACTGCCCGAATGGTATCGGAGGAACTGTTGGAACACGGCGAAGAAAAACATGGTGATGAGGTACCCCCCGGTAACTTGGCTGTGGCCTCCAACATATACGGAGTCAAAAAGCAGCCCTTGGATAGGTGCCGTCGCTACGGGCAACGCCACAAAAAGTAAAATGGATAGCGCTGAGGCTTTGAAGGCGTTCATTTTCTGCAAGCCCTTTCCGTACAGGTAGCCCCGAAAGGCAAACTCTTCCGGAATGGCTTCAAAGAACAACACGATCGCAGCGCTGATCCAAAAGGACTGTGACCCCGGTATGTCTATGTTCCAAAGCACGTCGCTCCAACCGAGCAAATTGGCGACAGCTCCTGTGATCGCCAAGGGAGCTGCGATCATAAGTACTCCGGTCCCGAATTGTTTGAGCGCTCTTCTAGGTTTAACGAGGCTTAAATCGGTTCGTTTCTTGGAGATAACGCACGCCGAAAATGGCACCGATTACGACGGAGGTCATGAAGCCTGCTTTGGCGAGCTGACTCCACACCACAGAAATACCTGCATTACTCATAAAATCAGCTGCCCAGGCCCCGCCAATTAACACAACCCCGGTGGCCACCCAAACGATAACTATTCCGACGATCCGGTTTTTCACAGTACTAAAGCTTTGGTTTACAGAGTTAAGACGAAGAAATCGCCCCGGCATTACACACCCTTTACGAATTGCGTCCGTATATTTAAGCACATGAAACGATTTTTAACCCTTTTGCTCGGACTCGTGACCTGGGCGACATCAGCTACCCACATCATCGGAGGGGAAATACGCTATACCTCTTTAGGAAACGGGTTATACGACCTCGAAATGCTTGTGTATCGCGACCCTAACGGTGGTCCATTATTCGACGATCCGGCGATATTCAGTATCCGGGATGAATTCGGGGCCGAAGTGCTAACCCTCGATTTCTTTCTCGATAGTATGGACTTTGTTCCTTTGTCTGAAGATACTTGCTACGCCAGTGGCTCCGGACTCGAAGTGGTGGTTGAACGCGGCTATTACCGCGACACCGTTTCGCTGCCCGACAGTACCAAGGGCTACGTGCTGATCTACCAGCGCTGCTGCCGTAACGCGACCATCCTGAATATTCCGAACCCGCTGACTTGGGGCGCAACGTATGCAACTCGCATTCCGGCGCGAGACGAACACATCAACAGCAATCCGCATTTTCCATCTCCTCCGCCCATCGTAGTATGTGTGAATCAGGCCTTTTACTACGATCACAGCGGTGTAGATGCCGACGGCGACTCCCTCAGCTACGCCTTCGGTCAACCGTTCACGGGAGGTAGTCAAGCCAATCCGGCCCCAGTACCCCCACCGCCTCCCTTTACGCCAATTCCTTGGGCACCGGGTTATAGCACCAACGACTGGATCGATGCCAACCCGAATTTTGCCATTAATCCGATCACCGGTGTGATCACCGGAACACCGACCACGATAGGCCAGTACGTGACCCAAGTGAGGGTGACCGAATGGCGAAATGGCGAGAACATCAACGTTACTTGGCGCGATTTTCAGGTCAATGTGGTTCAGTGCCTTCCGTATCCGACCGCGGTCATCCTCGAGCAAAACGACTCGTGCAGCGGGCTCAATGGCACCTATATCGCGGCCGGAAACTATTTCGATGAGATCAACTGGATCCTCACGCTGCCCGATGGTACTCAAGAACCTCTTGGGTCCGACTCGATTCTTACGCTTTCAAGACCTGACACCGGTGCGTACATTCTCACCCTGCAGGTTTCGAACGGAATATGCGGCGATACAGTGGAGTCGGAGCTCTGGTTGTACGAACCCGATATCGGGCTGGCTATTTTAGGGCCGGATTCCGTCTGTTTCCCTCAAGACCAACCCGAATGGAACATCGTGCCCAATGTGCCTGCCGAAGGATCGAGCGCGTGGTACGTCAATGGGGTCGAGCAATCTGGTTCCGTTCCGGAGCCTTCCGCCTTCTCGGCGGGATACAATCAAATCTCGTTCACCAAGAACTACAGGGGATGTTCGTGGTCCGACACCGCCGATGTTTACTGGGCCATCTGCGTGGATATTAAATCGCCAAACGTATTCACGCCGAACGGCGATGGTGAGAACGACAATTGGTATCCGTTTTGGGAGTACGAACCCGAGCGTATCGAGATCGTGATCTTCGATCGCTGGGGCGTCAAGGTATTTGAGGGCGCTTCCGACACTCCAGATCTTTGGAAAGGGTGGAACGGTGTCAATTACTCCTCCAAGCAAGACTGCTCAGAGGGAACGTACTATTGGGTGGTTCGAGGATTTGCCCTTGGCGAGATCTTTTCTGAAACTACCGGCTTTCTGACGCTTTTGCGGTAAAGTGCTTGACCACCTTACCCACGCTCAGTCCCTGAACGATTATACTGAAGGTCACCACTACATAGGTCATCGTTAAAAAGAGGTCGCGCTCCATCTCGGCCGTTAAACTCAAGGCCAGCGCAATCCGCCCCGGGTCATTATGAGGTCCGTCCCATTCATCAGGGCCGGCCGATCCGAAAAGATGCGGATCGGTCCGTAAAGCGCAATATAGCGGGCGAGTAGACCAACATGAATAACGGCAGCTCCCAGCCACAGGTGAGTCCATTCTAGATCGAGTATCAAGAACTCCAGCCCGATCAACACGAACAAAATGGCGTTCAAGAACACATCGAGCAGTTCCCGGAATTTGTCGAGATTCAATTCGGTTTCGTCGGACCAAGCTCCATGACGGGCCTTGTTTCCGATGAATAGACCGGCGACCACTATCGCGAGCGGACCACTGAAATGAAGCATCCGAGCCAATAGGTATCCGCCCATGACCAAGGCAAGCGAAAGCATCACCTCCGTTTCGTAGTGATCGACCGAATGCATGATCCGAAATCCAATGTAGCCGAGCAACAGCCCCAATCCCATTCCGCCTCCGACTTCTTCGAGGAACAGCAGGCCTATTTCGGAAGCCGATATATGACCGCTACCTGCCGCGATGCCAAAGATCGAAACAAAGACCACCACACCGATACCGTCGTTAAAAAGCGATTCGCCCACGATCATCGACTCCAGTTTTTTGGGAGCTCCCACCTGCCGTAAAATGCCGAGTACGGCGATAGGGTCGGTCGTACTTATGAGTGCGCCGAAAAGCAGGCAGTAAATGAATGCGACATCGAGCCCCACGAGGTTCAGAACCGAATACCAGCGCACCGACCACGAAGGTCGATATAAGCACCCCGACGGTAGCGAAACCAATAATGGGTCCGCGAAACTTTTCGAGTTGATCGAGTTTCGTGTGCAGCGCACCGGCGAAAAGCAAAAAGCTGAGCATCACGTCGAGCAGTAGATGTTCAAAATCGATTGCGGTGATCGCGGCCTCCGCTTTTTCCGGGATTCCGGGCGAAAACTGACCGATGATCAGAATGGCCAGGGTCGAGGCCAGCGCCAATGCCAGTAATCCGATCGTGCTCGGCCACTTCAAGAATCGCACGTTGATATACCCAAAGATCGCCGCAACTACGGTCAGCGCGGTCAAAATTTCAAATAACTCCATATCGATCGCTTTACTCCGATTTCGTATTGCTCGTTGCGCCGGCGCAACGGAAAAGTTTGCACGGCCGAACACGTCCCCGATGGCTCTCGTCCGTCGGCCACCCCGAAGGTGAATTTGTGATACGGACACTCGACCCGCCCCTCGGGAGTCACCCTTCCGCCCGCTAGGGCGAAACCCTGATGCGGACAGCGATCGCGCAAGGCGAACCAGTCTCCGTTGTGGTAGGCGAGCACGATATTGCCGGCTTTTTTTTGCCTCGCGGCAAGAAGTGCTCCTTCCGCGGTCTGCCGGGCCATTTCGGCCTGCAGTTCGGGGGTGAGGGGAATCCAGTCGAGGTCATCGTGCTTCATCGGACGGAAATTAAGAAATTAGAGGCGATGGCCGATAAAGAACATATTGTGGTGCTCTCCGGTGCCGGAATGAGCGCCGAGAGTGGGCTCAAGACCTTTCGCGATTCGGGTGGGCTTTGGGAAGAATACGACGTTTATGAGGTGGCTACCCCTGAAGCTTGGGCTGCGGACCCTAAAAGGTGCTTCATTTCTACAATTTAAGGCGTCGGCAATTGCCGGCTTCGGAACCGAATGCCGCGCACAAAGCCTTGGTGCAGCTCGAATCGGCAGCTGAGGTCAGCATCATTACTCAGAATATTGACGATCTACAAGAACGAGCCGGGAGCTCAAGGGTGCTTCATTTGCACGGTGAGTTGCGCAAAGCGCGGAGTGTGCAAGATCCAGAGGTGGTCGTCGATGTCGAGGGGGGTGATTTGGATTGGGGTGAACCGGGTCCGGATGGGGCCCAACTGAGACCCCACGTGGTGTGGTTTGGTGAAATGGTGCCCATGATGGAACCGTCGGCGGAGTTGGTTCGGAGCGCGGATCGGCTCCTGGTGATCGGTACCAGCCTGAATGTTTATCCGGCCGCGAGCTTGGTACACGTCGTATACCCCGGCACGCCGGTACATGTTTTTGATCCGGGTTCCAATGGATCACGCTCCCGTGCGCGATGCAGAACATATTCGCGAACCCGCCGGGGTGGGCTTGCCTATTTGGGTAAAGGATTTCTTAGCAAACAGTTAGGCCATTGTGCGGAAAATAGAATTATTGTATCTTTGCGCAAGCTTAAGGGACGGATTGATGAGGGGACCACAAAGTCCCCTCTTTTTGTACTGCATATGATTGACATCGAAAAAGTAAGAGAATGGGCTAGCGAGCGATGCGTCGAAAAGGAGCTTTTCCTGGTCGAATTGAGCATTACTTCGTCGAACCAGATCAAGGTGTTGGTCGACGCCATGGGGCCGGTTTCCATCGATTCATGTGTATCCGTTTCGCGAGCGATAGAAAGTCAATTGGATCGCGATGCTGAGGACTTTGAGCTGACCGTTTCGAGTGCCGGAGTGGGTAATCCTTTGAAGGTTTGGCCACAGTACGTAAAGAATGTGGGGAGAGAGGTCAAAGTGCGGTTTCACGATGGCACAGAGATCAAAGGGATGCTGGAGAAAGCTGAAGACGACACCCTGTTCTTGCGTTGGACAAAGAAAGAAAAGGTCGAAGGGAAAAAGAAAAAACAGTCCGTGGAGTACACGGGTGAATACAAATTGGATAAAGTGGCGGAGATCAAGTTGGTGCTCCCATTTTAAAGAGGTGGACAATGGAAAATTTGGCGCTGATCGAATCATTTACAGAGTTCAAGGACGATAAGAATATCGACCGTGTAACTCTGATGAGTATTTTGGAAGAAGTGTTTCGCGCGACCCTCACCAAGCATTACGGGTCTGACGAGAACTTCGACATTATCGTAAACCCCGACAAGGGTGACTTGGAGATTTGGAGAAATCGCGAAGTAGTGCCCGATGGAGAGGTGGAAGATGAGAACTCGCAGATCTCCTTATCCGATGCGCGCAAGATCGAGGAAGATTTTGAGGTCGGAGAGGAAGTTTCTGAAGAGGTGCAATTGTTCCAGTTCGGCCGTCGTGCGATCTTGGCCCTGCGTCAGAACTTGATCGCTCGAATTCATGAACACGACAATGGTAACTTGTTCAAGCGTTATGAGGACCTAATCGGCGAGATCATCAGTGGAGAGGTTCATCATATTCGCCACCGCGAGATCATTGTTTACGACGATGAGCAGAACGAATTGATATTGTCGAAAGATCAGCAGATCCCAAGCGATTTTTGGCGCAAGGGCGATACAGTTCGCGCAGTGGTTCACGAAGTGGAATTCCGCGGTACAAAACCGTTCATCAAGTTGAGCCGTACTTCACCTAAATTCCTCGAGAAGCTCTTTGAACAAGAGATTCCTGAGGTATTCGACGGACTCATTACCGTGAAGCGCTGTGTTCGTGTTCCTGGTGAAAAAGCGAAGGTCGCCGTAGAGTCTTATGACGACCGTATTGATCCGGTTGGCGCCTGTGTAGGTATGAAAGGATCTCGTATTCACGGAATCGTCCGCGAGTTGGGTAACGAAAATATTGACGTGATCAACTTCACGAACAATACTCAGTTGTTCATTACCCGGGCGTTGAGTCCGGCGAAGATCACCAGCATCACCATCGACGAAGACAATAAACGCGCCGAGGTGTTCTTGAAACCGGATCAGGTTTCATTGGCCATCGGTAAAGGAGGGTTCAATATTCGCCTGGCGGGTCAGTTGACGGGTTATGAGATCGACGTGTATCGCGATATCGACGAAGAGGAGGATGTTGAATTGGCAGAATTCCGCGACGAGCTTGAAGGTTGGGTCATTGAAGAGCTGAAGAATATCGGTTGCGATACAGCTCGCAGCGTACTCGAGCTTACGGTCGACGAGATCGTGAAACGAACCGAGTTGGAAGAAGAAACCGCGAAAGAGGTGCAACGCATCCTGCGCGAAGAATTTGAATAAGAGAAACAGTAGGCAAGCTATATGGCTGAAGTGAAGAGTGTCCGGTTGAATAAGGTCATCAAGGAGTTAAATATTTCCCTTGATCGCGCGGCCACGTTTTTGGCAGAGCACGGTGTTGAGATCGATGCAAGGCCGAATACGAAGATCGAAGGCGACATCTATACGATGCTCGTCGACGAATTCGATCAGGACAAGAGTAAGAAACTGAAAGCAGAGGCGATCTCCATACAGAATCAGAAGGAGAAAGAAGCCCTGCGCGCCGAGCAGGAAAAGGCTGAGGAAGAGAAGGAGAAGGAAGAGTCCGAGGAGGTCATTCGCGTCAAGGCGAGTAGGTCCGGACCTAAGACCATCGGTAAGATCGATCTCGACGGCGGCAATAAAGAAGAGACGAAAGAGGCTGAAGCGAAGGCTGAGGAGCCGGAGGATGAGGCGGCTGAAGGAGTCGTTGAGCCGAAGAAAGAAGTTAAAGCTGAAGAGCCGGTAGCTGAAGAGTCCGAGAAAGAAGAGGCCGTAGAGAAGAAAGAAGAGAAAGCGGTCGAACCGGAAGTCGCGAAAGAACAAGAGGCTCCTGAAGTCGCTGAGGAAGCTCCGGAAGAGAAGAAAGAAGCACCGGCTGCGAAAGAAGAAAAAGAGGAAAAAGCCGAGGAGGCTGAAGCCCCAGCACAGGATAAACCGGAAACAAAAGCCTCAGAAGAAGCGACGGATTCCGGAAGCATTAAAACGCAGTATCAGAAGCTCGACGGACCGAAGTTCGTCGGGAAAAGGATCGACCTCGAGCAGTTTAAGCCGAAGAAGAAAAAAGTGGCTAGCTCGA
Proteins encoded in this region:
- a CDS encoding endonuclease/exonuclease/phosphatase family protein, whose amino-acid sequence is MKQYIHAFATLLALWAIVLQSSAQVTIDGVFNDWDGAVATSDPAGDHTYFDLLQTRVYSDADFVNFQIHGAQDWQFNSEYGITLCLDLDADPQTGTPYEGMGADLIWRFHQREGTWNGQTIEHGDVGMYAGPTVTSDRFEVAFDRNGPLQFGDSIRFAWVSMGGADDKLPDSGSIVHTLDNNSFPYSPLGLQRLDPAHLRLMTYNVEHDGLVDPVLGPKIVTVIQNVAPDIITFNELWDTPAGQVKQILDTALPIAGGWHTDKLFNGNVTASRYPITQSYLLDPEDRILVSLIGLPASYPTDIVVANLHLKCCDADDRRQEQVDGLVALYRDLQQTGGNIDVPFGTAFVVQGDMNLVGDKRQLETIVSGDVLDEVTFGTDFLPDWDGSPLADSAPLHHTQRQSYTWPGTGSSYYPGRLDYIFFSDYALRAEKALVVSDSSSFAASDHLPVVVDFSWNQVSNRPEVSKPQVDIVPNPAAEAVTVKWEKGQVHRIELRDAQGRSLGQYRISKRQKEIEFDLRKYSIGSYYILVNDRYGYPLIKN
- a CDS encoding CPBP family intramembrane metalloprotease, with the translated sequence MIAAPLAITGAVANLLGWSDVLWNIDIPGSQSFWISAAIVLFFEAIPEEFAFRGYLYGKGLQKMNAFKASALSILLFVALPVATAPIQGLLFDSVYVGGHSQVTGGYLITMFFFAVFQQFLRYHSGSIWTGIGFHFSFVYLLRYLGPESSDIIQLTGDVQQGPLQVVLPVGIILGFAAVLWFYRKSRIQKDIKPFSS
- a CDS encoding gliding motility-associated C-terminal domain-containing protein, which produces MKRFLTLLLGLVTWATSATHIIGGEIRYTSLGNGLYDLEMLVYRDPNGGPLFDDPAIFSIRDEFGAEVLTLDFFLDSMDFVPLSEDTCYASGSGLEVVVERGYYRDTVSLPDSTKGYVLIYQRCCRNATILNIPNPLTWGATYATRIPARDEHINSNPHFPSPPPIVVCVNQAFYYDHSGVDADGDSLSYAFGQPFTGGSQANPAPVPPPPPFTPIPWAPGYSTNDWIDANPNFAINPITGVITGTPTTIGQYVTQVRVTEWRNGENINVTWRDFQVNVVQCLPYPTAVILEQNDSCSGLNGTYIAAGNYFDEINWILTLPDGTQEPLGSDSILTLSRPDTGAYILTLQVSNGICGDTVESELWLYEPDIGLAILGPDSVCFPQDQPEWNIVPNVPAEGSSAWYVNGVEQSGSVPEPSAFSAGYNQISFTKNYRGCSWSDTADVYWAICVDIKSPNVFTPNGDGENDNWYPFWEYEPERIEIVIFDRWGVKVFEGASDTPDLWKGWNGVNYSSKQDCSEGTYYWVVRGFALGEIFSETTGFLTLLR
- a CDS encoding Rieske (2Fe-2S) protein, translated to MKHDDLDWIPLTPELQAEMARQTAEGALLAARQKKAGNIVLAYHNGDWFALRDRCPHQGFALAGGRVTPEGRVECPYHKFTFGVADGREPSGTCSAVQTFPLRRRNEQYEIGVKRSIWSYLKF
- the rimP gene encoding ribosome assembly cofactor RimP, whose protein sequence is MIDIEKVREWASERCVEKELFLVELSITSSNQIKVLVDAMGPVSIDSCVSVSRAIESQLDRDAEDFELTVSSAGVGNPLKVWPQYVKNVGREVKVRFHDGTEIKGMLEKAEDDTLFLRWTKKEKVEGKKKKQSVEYTGEYKLDKVAEIKLVLPF
- the nusA gene encoding transcription termination/antitermination protein NusA, with the protein product MENLALIESFTEFKDDKNIDRVTLMSILEEVFRATLTKHYGSDENFDIIVNPDKGDLEIWRNREVVPDGEVEDENSQISLSDARKIEEDFEVGEEVSEEVQLFQFGRRAILALRQNLIARIHEHDNGNLFKRYEDLIGEIISGEVHHIRHREIIVYDDEQNELILSKDQQIPSDFWRKGDTVRAVVHEVEFRGTKPFIKLSRTSPKFLEKLFEQEIPEVFDGLITVKRCVRVPGEKAKVAVESYDDRIDPVGACVGMKGSRIHGIVRELGNENIDVINFTNNTQLFITRALSPAKITSITIDEDNKRAEVFLKPDQVSLAIGKGGFNIRLAGQLTGYEIDVYRDIDEEEDVELAEFRDELEGWVIEELKNIGCDTARSVLELTVDEIVKRTELEEETAKEVQRILREEFE